From Micromonospora carbonacea:
CCCGGCCCGCAGGTCCGCGACCACGCGCAGCTGCACGAGCTGATCGCGCTCGGCCGGGCGTCGGCGGTCGTGCCCGAGTCGTGCCGGACCCACCTGCGCCGGGACATCGCCGCCGTGCCGGTGTCGGACGCGCCGCGCGTGACGACGGTGATCGCCTGGCCGCCGCACAGCCGGTCCCGGGCGCTGGCCGTGCTGATCCGGACGGCGCTCGGCCTCTAGCCGGGCCTAGTTCTTCACCACCAGCTCCGGGTGGTCGGCGAGGTACTGCTCGGCCCGGCCCTCCTCGAGCGCGGTGAGGAACTGCCGGCCGACCGGCTTGAGCTGCTCACCGCGGTAGCCGCTGCCCCTGCCCACCCCCTCGCCGGGCAGGCCGACGAGGACGAGCCGGTCGGCGGGCAGCCCGCCGAGGGCGTACGCGAGGTCGACGATCCGTGGCCCGCCCGCGTAGACGAGGGTGTCGCCGAGCGCCCCGACGACCTGCTCGACCCGGTCGGGCTGCCGGGGCAGGCTCTCGGACTGCATCTTCGCCACGATGGCCCGGATGAGCTGCTGCTGGTGCCGCTGCCGGTCGTAGTCGCCGTTCTTCAGGCCGTAGCGCTGCCGGGCGTAGTCCAGCGCCTGCCAGCCGTTGAGGTGCCGCTCGCCCTTCTCGTAGACCATCTGCGGGCCGACGTAGCCGCCGCCGCCCGGGGCGGCCTCGCGGTGCCGGCCGTCCGGCCGCCGGTGCAGCGAGACGGTCCGCTCGTCGACGTAGAGGTCGACCCCGCCGACGGCGTCCACCAGCTTCTCGAAGCCGGTGAAGGTGACCACGGCGCCGGCGTCGAAGCGCAGCCCGGTGTAGCCGCTGACGGTGCTGCGCAGCAGCTCGTAGCCCTGGGCGGCGCTCGGCTTCTTGGGCTTGCCCGGCACCCGGCTGCCGTAGCTCATCGCGTGGGTGAGCTTGGTCTTCCCGCCGGAGTAGCCGGCCTTCGGGTAGGCCGGGATGTCGACCAGCAGGTCCCGGGGCAGCGAGAAGAGGTACGCCCGGTCCAGCCCCGCCGGCACGTGCGCCACCAGCACCGCGTCGCCGTGCGGCTCCCAGCCGGGCACGCTGACCCGGGTGTCCACGCCGACGAGCAGCAGGTTGAGCGGCCCGGTGACGTCGGCCCCGGGCGGCGGCGTCGGGCTCGGCGTCGGCGACGGCGTGGGGGTGGGCGCGGCCGTGACCCGCCCCGCCCCGCGCTCGGTCTGCCGGTCGGCGACCAGCCGGGCCGCCACCGTGCCCCCGAGCGCCAGCACGACGGCCGCCACGACGACGGCCAGCCCCGCCCGCCACCGCCGCCGTCCGGTCCCCGCCTGTCCGGCCATGTCCGCACCCCCGCACCTACAACGCTCCGAGGGCCGCGCCGGGTTGCGGCCGCTGAGCCGCGGATCACCTGCGGCGGGGTGCATGGTCGCGCGAAAACCGGCTATGGCGCGAGAGCTACTCGTCGGTAATGATGCGTTCATGCGGTACGACGTGCTCGTCATCGGGTCCGGCTTCGGCGGCAGCGTCACCGCGCTCCGGCTGGCCGAGAAGGGTTACTCGGTCGGCGTCCTGGAGGCCGGGCGGCGCTTCGCCGACGACGAGTTCCCCGAGACGTCGTGGCGGCTGCGGCGCTTCCTGTGGGCCCCGCGGCTCGGCTGCTTCGGCCTGCAACGCCTCACCCTGCTCCGCTCCGCCGACCGGCGGGCCGGCGGCGGGGTGCTGGTGCTCTCCGGCGCGGGGGTGGGCGGCGGCTCGCTGGTCTACGCGAACACCCTCTACGAGCCCCTCGACGCGTTCTACGCCGACCCGCAGTGGCGGGACGTCACCGACTGGCGGGCCGAGCTGGCCCCGCACTACGACCAGGCGAAGCGGATGCTCGGCGTCACCACCTACCCGCGGCACACCCGCGCGGACTCCGCGATGCGGGCGGTCGCCGACCGGATGGGGGCCGGGCACACCTTCCACCCCACCCCCGTCGGCGTGCACATCGGCCGGCCGGGGGAGCGGGCCGCCGACCCGTACTTCGGCGGCGTCGGCCCGGAGCGCACCGGCTGCACCCACTGCGGGGCGTGCATGACGGGCTGCCGGCAGGGGGCGAAGAACACCCTGGTCAAGAACTACCTCTGGCTGGCCGAGCGGCTCGGCGCGCAGGTGCACCCGCTGACCACCGTCACCGCCGTGCGCCCCGCCGCCGGCGGCGGCTACCGGGTCGAGACCGTCCGCACCGGGTCCTGGCTGCGCAGGCGTCGCCGGGTGTGGCACGCCGACCAGGTGGTCCTCGCCGCCGGGGCGCTCGGCACCCAGCGGCTGCTGCACGAGATGAAGGCCACCGGCGTGCTGCCGCACCTGTCCGACCGCCTCGGCGAGCTGACCCGGACCAACTCCGAGGCGATCCTCGGCGCGTCCGTGCCCCTCGGGCCGGCCCGCGCGCAGGGGCTGGACTTCACCGACGGGGTGGCGATCACCAGCTCGTTCCACCCCGACCCGCAGACCCACATCGAGCCGGTCCGCTACGGGCGGGGCTCCAACGCGATGGGGCTGCTCCAGTCGCTGCTGGTCGACGGCGGGCCGCACCGGGTCCGCCGCTGGCTGGTCGGCCTGCTCACCCAGCCGCGCCTCGCCGTGCGGATGCTCACCGTCCGCGACTGGTCGCGGCGCACCGTCATCGCGCTGGTCATGCAGTCGGCCGACAACTCGCTGACGACCCGCTGGCGGCGCGGCCCGCTCGGGCGGCGGCTGGTCGCCGGGCCCGGCCACGGCGCGCCCAACCCGACGTGGATCCCCGCCGGCAACGCCGCCGCGCGGCTGCTCGCCGAGGAGATCGGCGGCACGCCGGGCGGGTCGCTCACCGAGCCGTTCGACATCCCGATCACCGCGCACATCCTCGGCGGGGCGG
This genomic window contains:
- a CDS encoding LCP family protein, with the protein product MAGQAGTGRRRWRAGLAVVVAAVVLALGGTVAARLVADRQTERGAGRVTAAPTPTPSPTPSPTPPPGADVTGPLNLLLVGVDTRVSVPGWEPHGDAVLVAHVPAGLDRAYLFSLPRDLLVDIPAYPKAGYSGGKTKLTHAMSYGSRVPGKPKKPSAAQGYELLRSTVSGYTGLRFDAGAVVTFTGFEKLVDAVGGVDLYVDERTVSLHRRPDGRHREAAPGGGGYVGPQMVYEKGERHLNGWQALDYARQRYGLKNGDYDRQRHQQQLIRAIVAKMQSESLPRQPDRVEQVVGALGDTLVYAGGPRIVDLAYALGGLPADRLVLVGLPGEGVGRGSGYRGEQLKPVGRQFLTALEEGRAEQYLADHPELVVKN
- a CDS encoding FAD-dependent oxidoreductase, which encodes MRYDVLVIGSGFGGSVTALRLAEKGYSVGVLEAGRRFADDEFPETSWRLRRFLWAPRLGCFGLQRLTLLRSADRRAGGGVLVLSGAGVGGGSLVYANTLYEPLDAFYADPQWRDVTDWRAELAPHYDQAKRMLGVTTYPRHTRADSAMRAVADRMGAGHTFHPTPVGVHIGRPGERAADPYFGGVGPERTGCTHCGACMTGCRQGAKNTLVKNYLWLAERLGAQVHPLTTVTAVRPAAGGGYRVETVRTGSWLRRRRRVWHADQVVLAAGALGTQRLLHEMKATGVLPHLSDRLGELTRTNSEAILGASVPLGPARAQGLDFTDGVAITSSFHPDPQTHIEPVRYGRGSNAMGLLQSLLVDGGPHRVRRWLVGLLTQPRLAVRMLTVRDWSRRTVIALVMQSADNSLTTRWRRGPLGRRLVAGPGHGAPNPTWIPAGNAAARLLAEEIGGTPGGSLTEPFDIPITAHILGGAVIGATAADGVVDPYHRVHGHPGLHVVDGAAVSANLGVNPSLTITAQAERAMSFWPNRGEADPRPPLGEAYRRVAAVPPVRPAVPADAPGALRW